Part of the Prevotella communis genome is shown below.
CAGCAGCAGGTAACTCGCTGCGCCAGATAAAGTTTATCAAGGACTTTGGCACTACAGCCATCCACGCTGTTCCCTCTTATGTTACCCGTCTCTACGAGGTGATGCAGGAACAGGGTGTTGACCCACGTCGTGACACCAAACTGAAGGTGCTGGCTATCGGCGCAGAGCCCCACTCTGAGGAACAGCGCAAGCGTATCGAGGATATGATGGGTGTCAAGGCCTACAACTCATTCGGCATGAGTGAGATGTGCGGTCCTGGCGTAGGTTTCGAGTGCCCTGAGCAGAATGGTCTGCATTTCTGGGAGGACTACTATATCGTAGAAATCGTAGATCCAGAGACATTGGAGCCAGTGCCCGATGGCGAGATTGGCGAACTGGTGCTCACCACGCTGTGTCGTGAGGCCATGCCGCTGCTGCGCTACCGCACCCGCGACCTCACCCGCGTATTGGGACGCAGTTGTCCCTGCGGACGTAATCACGTACGTCTGGATCGTATGCGCGGTCGCTCAGACGATATGATGGTGCTGCGCGGCGTCAACATCTTCCCCATCCAGATTGAGAAAATCCTGATGCAGTTCAAGGAACTGGGCAACAACTACCTGATTACCCTGACCACCGATGAGGACAACGACAACATGACTGTTGAGGTGGAACTGGCCGAGATGTTTACCGACGACTACAACCGTCTGCAACAGCTCAGTAAGGACATCACTCGCGCCCTGAAAGACGAGATCCTGCTCACGCCCCGCGTAAAACTCGTACCCCGCGGCACACTGCCCGTAAGCGAAGGCAAGGCCGTGCGTGTGGTTGACAAGAGAAAAGTTTATCAATAAAAATCTATATATTATGACAATTCATCAATTATCCATCTTTATCGAGAACCGCTCAGGCACCCTGATCAAGGTTCTTGAAGTACTGAAAGAGGCTAAAATTCAGATTATTGCCTCTACCATTGCCGACACGGCAGAGTATGGTATCTATCGACTCATCTGCAGCGAACCTCTGCGTGCCTACGATGAGCTGAAGAAATCTGGTGTCGCCGTGGCCCTGAGCGATGTACTTGCATTGGAACTCGACGACGAACCAGGACGTGCTGCCGACGCCGTGAAGATATTCAGCGATGCAGGCATCAGCATTGCCTATATGTACACCTTCCTGCTGCGCGGCAAGGGAATCCTCGTATTCCGTACCGACAACCGTGAGAAGGCACGTGAGGTCATCATCCTGAACAACATGAAGTTTATTGCAGAACAAGACCTGAGTAAATGGGCATAAACACAGTAAAATACTTGCTGTCAGCGCTGCTCTTAGTGAGTTCGCTGACAGCATTTTCTTATGAACATCCTCGCCGCCACATGCTACCACGTAGCATCAGCAGTAAGCGCGCTGCAGCGGCAAAACGCGCCAAATCATATATTGGTGATAAACGTCAGCTGGTAGTCCTTTCCTCTTTTAGCGACCTGGACTTTGAGAGTGAGGATCCCCTTATGCTATGGAACCAGATTCTCAATCAGCCCAACTATCACGAGGGCAACTATCAGGGGTCTGTACACGATTATTTCTACAACCAGAGCTACGGCAAGTTCAACTTGCAGTTCGACCTGTATGCCTTTAAAGTGAACAAAGAGCATGCCGTCTATCACAGTACTGCTACCGATGACGAGAATGCCTCCATGCTATTTGAGGCACTGGCCGACTCCTTGAAAAATACAGTGACAGACTGGGCACCCTACGACTGGGATGATGATGGCTACATAGACCAAGTATTGGTAATCTATGCCGGCATGGGACAGAACGATGGCGGCGACAAGAACACCATCTGGGCTCACCAGGCAGCACTCTCCATATACGAACACGATCCTGTCGTCGTGAATAGTAGCGACAAGAACTACAAAATAGATAATTATGGATTTATACCTGAGATAGGTAATACCTGTGCGACCTTCGGCACATTCTGCCACGAATTCGGGCACTGCATGACACTCCCTGATTTCTACTTTAACAACCTACAGATCGTTGGCAACTGGGACATTATGGATCATGGCAATTACAACTATAACGGCTATTGCCCGCCCAACTATTCTGCCCACGAACGCATGATACTGGGATGGCTCGACGTGAAAGAACTGACAGAGCCTGCATACATCACCAATATGCCAGCCCTCGGCGATGAGCCTGTGGCCTACATGATACGCAATGATGCCTATCCCAATGAGTATTATATCCTGGAGAATCGTCAGCAGCAAGGATGGGACAGATACCTGCCTGGCAGCGGACTTGTGATCTTCCACATCGACTATGACGAACATTTATGGAAATACGAATATCCCAATAAGTATACAGACAACCACTACAGCATCTTTCCCGCCAACGGCATGAACTATACCGTTATGGAAAGCGGATGGGCCTATCCCTATGGAGAGAAAGACTCGCTGACTAATAACTCAGTCCCTGCTGCCACACTGCGTCATGCGGCACAGGACGGCACCAAACTGATGTCGAAACCCATTACGAATATCCGTGTGGACAACGGACTGGTATCTTTTGACTTCATGGGAGGCAACAATAGTCAGACAGCCATTCAATCCCAAACCTCAAACCTAAAACCTCAAATCAAGGAGGTTTACGATCTGAGCGGACGTCAGATTCCTCAGGGAGCAATGGGAACAGGAATGTATATCATCAAATACGCTAACGGCCAGACCAAAAAGGTGGTCCGTCGCTAGCGGCATTTTTCTTTCTTCTTAATCTTCAACGAACGTGATGCGCCCCTGCGACCTGGCATAGGCGGCATCCACCATACCGTTGGCAAAGGTACTCAGATAATCAGCCACACATTCGGCATACAGTTGAGCTGTTACGGGCAACTGAGGACAATTGTTCATCATGCCACCCTTCAGCGTATAGTCTATAGTGCCTATGGTATAGCGACGCTGCAGGTCAAGAGGCTTATAAGTATTGCTCGCTGGGTCGAGCACCTCTACATCCGTCACCCTGTGACTCTTGCTATGCACGGTGAAGCGCATGCCCGACACATGTGGGAAGTTACCCTCTTCGGCGGGCAGTTGTGAGGTACATTTCTCGAGCATCGTCATAATCTGCTGACCAGTAGCCTCCATCTTGATGACATAATTCTCGAAGGGTAACGTATTGAGCACATCACCATAAGTAATCACTCCAGCCTTGATGCTGTTGCGCAGTCCGCCACCATTGGTCAGACCTATCTCAGCCTGCACAGCCTTACGGTATGCATCCGTCACGAGGTCGCCAAGATTCGTCTCACCGCTGCGCACCAGTCGTTTACCACTGGCATCATTGATGGTCAGTTCAAAGTCCGACTTGCACAACCGTCTTGAAGTTTGCTCACTAATTTGTGCCTTCACATCAGCCAGCGTAGCAGCCACCTTCACGCTCGTATAGGTATTCTCAGCAGCAGGCACGAGGGTGGTATATACCTTACCATCCTTGATAACCAGTTTGCCGAAATTAGCAAACTGCGTTCCTGTAGAACTGACTGGCACCTTCTTGCCATCCAGATTGGTGATATCCGTTCTGGCATAGGTGTGATGTGTATGTCCGTCGAGCACCGCATCGATGCCGCGCGTCGCAGCAGCCAGTCCGTAGGAGTCCACACCCGTATCAGACTCCAGTTCTCCCAGATGGGCCAGCACGATGACATAATCGGCTCCCTCCTTGCGTGCCTTGTCGGCAGCCTGCTGCACCATCTGATAGGTCTCCTTTGTATGCAGGTCGTACAACTGGCGACCCTTGTCGTCAAAGAAAGAGTAAGCCTCAGCATCCATCGACTCAGGCGTACTGACACCCACGAAAGCCACGCGCTGACTGCCATACTGCCTGATGACATAAGGCGCCATCAGCGGTTCTGTACCCTGATAGTCGTAGAGGTTCACACAGACAGCCGACGTATTTAGCCCTGGCAGCAGTTCCATGAGGCGCGGCATACCGAAGTCGTACTCATGATTACCCAGCGTCACGGCATCATAGCCCACGCTGTTCATCAGCGTCACGATATACTCACCCTTCCTTAGCGAGCAGGCCACACCACCCGAGAGATAGTCGCCACAGCTCACCACAGCCGTCCAAGCCGTATCACTCTGACTGATGGCATCACGCAGACCGGCCAGTTTGGGATAACCGTCAATCTGTCCGTGCACATCATTCTCGTAGAGCACCACGATACTTTTCTGATGCTGCTGTCTGGCAACATGCTGACCTGTAGAGCAGCCTATCAAGGCACCCACTGTCAATAGCAGGATACAAAGGTTCTTTTTCATAGGTATTTCACTTTTATGTTACAAAGGAAGTGTCATCACGAAGCGGGCACCCGGCTGGTAAGTGGTATCCAGTTCCACATCGCCACCCAGTCGGCGGGCAATAGAACGAGCCACCGTCAGACCGATACCCGTACCATCATAGTAGTTGTCCAACTGCACGAACTCCTCAAAGATATGCTCGGCCTCAGCAGCGGGTACACCGATACCCGTATCCTCCACCACGAAGCGCATCATCTTGTCCGTCTTCTCCAGTATCAGCCTGACGCTGCCCTGCTTGGTGAACTTACGTGCATTATCCAGCAGGAGCATCAGGGCACGTGAAGCCTGACGCATATTCGTGTGCA
Proteins encoded:
- a CDS encoding M6 family metalloprotease domain-containing protein, coding for MGINTVKYLLSALLLVSSLTAFSYEHPRRHMLPRSISSKRAAAAKRAKSYIGDKRQLVVLSSFSDLDFESEDPLMLWNQILNQPNYHEGNYQGSVHDYFYNQSYGKFNLQFDLYAFKVNKEHAVYHSTATDDENASMLFEALADSLKNTVTDWAPYDWDDDGYIDQVLVIYAGMGQNDGGDKNTIWAHQAALSIYEHDPVVVNSSDKNYKIDNYGFIPEIGNTCATFGTFCHEFGHCMTLPDFYFNNLQIVGNWDIMDHGNYNYNGYCPPNYSAHERMILGWLDVKELTEPAYITNMPALGDEPVAYMIRNDAYPNEYYILENRQQQGWDRYLPGSGLVIFHIDYDEHLWKYEYPNKYTDNHYSIFPANGMNYTVMESGWAYPYGEKDSLTNNSVPAATLRHAAQDGTKLMSKPITNIRVDNGLVSFDFMGGNNSQTAIQSQTSNLKPQIKEVYDLSGRQIPQGAMGTGMYIIKYANGQTKKVVRR
- a CDS encoding phenylacetate--CoA ligase family protein, whose product is MSREQIEAFQLERLKETVRHCMNNEFYQKKFKEAGITPDDIQTLADVRKLPFTTKQDLRETYPFGMCCVPMRDCVRLHSSSGTTGNPTVILHTKKDLDEWANQVARNLWMVGLRPDDVFQNSSGYGMFTGGLGFQYGAEKLGMLTVPAAAGNSLRQIKFIKDFGTTAIHAVPSYVTRLYEVMQEQGVDPRRDTKLKVLAIGAEPHSEEQRKRIEDMMGVKAYNSFGMSEMCGPGVGFECPEQNGLHFWEDYYIVEIVDPETLEPVPDGEIGELVLTTLCREAMPLLRYRTRDLTRVLGRSCPCGRNHVRLDRMRGRSDDMMVLRGVNIFPIQIEKILMQFKELGNNYLITLTTDEDNDNMTVEVELAEMFTDDYNRLQQLSKDITRALKDEILLTPRVKLVPRGTLPVSEGKAVRVVDKRKVYQ
- a CDS encoding bifunctional metallophosphatase/5'-nucleotidase, producing MKKNLCILLLTVGALIGCSTGQHVARQQHQKSIVVLYENDVHGQIDGYPKLAGLRDAISQSDTAWTAVVSCGDYLSGGVACSLRKGEYIVTLMNSVGYDAVTLGNHEYDFGMPRLMELLPGLNTSAVCVNLYDYQGTEPLMAPYVIRQYGSQRVAFVGVSTPESMDAEAYSFFDDKGRQLYDLHTKETYQMVQQAADKARKEGADYVIVLAHLGELESDTGVDSYGLAAATRGIDAVLDGHTHHTYARTDITNLDGKKVPVSSTGTQFANFGKLVIKDGKVYTTLVPAAENTYTSVKVAATLADVKAQISEQTSRRLCKSDFELTINDASGKRLVRSGETNLGDLVTDAYRKAVQAEIGLTNGGGLRNSIKAGVITYGDVLNTLPFENYVIKMEATGQQIMTMLEKCTSQLPAEEGNFPHVSGMRFTVHSKSHRVTDVEVLDPASNTYKPLDLQRRYTIGTIDYTLKGGMMNNCPQLPVTAQLYAECVADYLSTFANGMVDAAYARSQGRITFVED
- a CDS encoding amino acid-binding protein, with translation MTIHQLSIFIENRSGTLIKVLEVLKEAKIQIIASTIADTAEYGIYRLICSEPLRAYDELKKSGVAVALSDVLALELDDEPGRAADAVKIFSDAGISIAYMYTFLLRGKGILVFRTDNREKAREVIILNNMKFIAEQDLSKWA